Within Candidatus Babeliales bacterium, the genomic segment GGTATACTTCCACATCCATGTACTGTTTTGTGAGAAATCTGGCATTTGATAATAGAGTGCCATCTTATAAATTAAGAGATTTTGTGTTTCACGGTCGAGAGGATTAGTGGATTCATCGTCAGAAGAAGAGCCATCAGTATTAATGATAGGCTCACCATCAGCGGCATGTATTTGTTTCAATGATCCGTTTAATAGGATTATGAGCATTACAATTAATGGTGTGTATTTCATCGAGGAACCTTTTTGGTATGTTGTGTTTTATGATGTAGGTATAGATGTATGATCACGATTCAATAACGCTTGTGTAATGGTATCGACCGTGTACTGCATCATATCAATGTACGTAGCAGCAGGGCTGTCTTTTGTACCTAATGCATCTGAATATAATTCCTCGCCGATTGCAACGGGCCAGCTACGTGCATGAGCACTTTGTTGTACTGCTTGAATGGTGCGTTGTGGCACTGATGATTCTACAAAAATAGTAGGGATTTTTTTTGATACAATAAGATCAACCAATTTTTTTATGTCAGCCGTTCCTGCTTGCGATTCGGTGCTAATACCTTGTAGTCCTACAACATCAAAATCATATGCGCGGCCAAAATAGTTAAATGCATCATGTGCAGTAATCAGTATGCGTTGTTCACGAGGAACGATCTCTATCTGTTGGGTAATTCTGACGTGCACATTGTGTAATTGTTCGAGGTACAGATCTGCATTGTTAGTGTACAGTGCAGCATGTGCAGGGTCATGTGTGATTAATGTGTCGCGAATGAGTGTAACGACGTGCATCCAGAGGGTGATATCAAACCAGATATGAGGATCATATAAATTTTCAAATTCGGGTGATTGGAGCAGTTGATTTTTGGGCAGCGCATCGGCGATGGCAATAGTTGTTTTGGTAGATAATTTTTCTAGAATTTCTGCTAATTTACCTTCTAAATGGAGTCCATTATAAAAAATAATATCAGCAGCAATAAGCGCGTGAATATCACTTTCTCGGGCGCGATAGGTATGTGGATCAACCCCTGGCTTCATTAATCCTTTTACTGCAATCAAAGTCCCACCAATTTTTTGTACAGCATCGGTGATCATGGTAGTGGTACATACGACGAACAATTTGTTTTTACTGTTCGTCGTATGCTTTGTTTCTTGTATTAAATAGAAGGCGATTGCAATTGGGAGCGCAAGTAGAATAATGATGTAAAAAAACTGATTTTTATTCACGGAATTCCTATGCTGGTTTATTGGCTAATGTGCGATCCGCAATCTGCAAATATTGATCAGAAAAAGTAACTTACAATCGTCGTCGCGAGCCTGCGTGGCGATCCAGCTTAATAAAATTGTGATAATACTACAAATCAAAAATTTATATTGAATAATGAGGGTGAGGGCATGAACTTTGAAGGCTGGATCGCCACGCTCCGCTCGCGACGACGGGCGGATATCATTGTAATTGCCGCTAAAACCATCTGTTTCATTATTTTCAATACACGTATTGATTTTCTGACGAACCCATCAATCCTGTTTTTGGTATGTTTTATTTTGCACTAATTATTAACCGTCTTTTTTCAATATGCTCATAAACGCTTCTTGTGGAATCTCTACATCTCCAACTTGTTTCATGCGCTTTTTACCTTTTTTCTGTTTCTCAAGGAGTTTGCGCTTACGAGAGATGTCACCACCATAACATTTTGCCGTTACGTCTTTGCGCAGAGCAGACACGGATGTACGGGCGAGAATTTTTGCACCGAGCGCTGCTTGTATTGCAACATCAAACATTTGGCGGGGGATAGATTTTTGTAGTCGTTCTACCAATTCTTTTCCAAGATCGTATGCCTTATCGCGATGTACTACGCAGGAAAGTGCATCAATTGGTTTTTTATTAATAAGGATGTCCATTTTGACCAAGTCTCCCGGATCAAATCCTGCCTCTTCATAATCAAAGCTTGCATATCCAGAACTTAATGATTTCAAAAGATCATAGAAATCGGTTGCAACTTCATTCAGTGGAAGTCGGTATTTCAGAATAATGCGATCTTCATCAATATATGATAAAGAGATTTGTACGCCCCGTTTTTCTTCGCACAGCTTAATCATGTTCCCGAGATATGCTTGCGGGGTAATGATGGTACCGATAATCATCGGTTCAAGCACTTCATCAATAAAGTTTGGTTCAGGGAAATCAGATGGGCTTTCTAGATTGAGAATTTCTTGATCTTTTTTCAGTCTAACGCGATAGAGTACGCTTGGTGCGGTTACAATTACTGATAAATCATATTCCTGCTCAAGGCGCTGTCTGAAGACATCCATATGTAGGAGTCCTAAAAATCCGCATCGGAATCCAAGGCCAAGTGCCGGAGAACTTTTTTTCTCAACAGTCACGCTGGCATCATTGAGTGTTAGTTTTTCAATTGCATCACGAAGTAGTTCAAAGTCTATGTTTTCAACGGGATAGATACCGGCAAATACCATCGGTTTTGCGGGTTTAAATCCAGGGAATGCGGTGACCGGCTTTTTGGCGTGAAACATGGTGTCACCAACGCGGGCTTCTTTTACGGTTTTCATGCCGGTGATAATGTAACCAACTTGTCCGGCGTATAATGCGTCCATTGGTTGTTCGTCTGGATACATGAGCCCAATCTCAAGCACATCATATGATAGTCCAGTATGTGCAAATGATATTTGATCACCTTTCTTTACCTGTCCATCATGGATCGCGATCAAACAAATAACACCGCGATATTCGTCATACCAAGAATCGAAAAGTAGGGCACGGAGCAGTCCAGTAGGATTTGTTTTTGGTGCAGGGATGCGTTCGATCGCAGCGTTTAAAATTTCTTTGATGCCGATGTTTGCTTTTGCAGATGCAAGTAAAATTGAGTCTTTTTCAAAATCGAATAGCTTATGCAACTGCTCGCTTATGCGGTCGGGATCGGCATTGGCCATATCAATTTTGTTGATAATAGGAATGATCGATAAATCTTGGTCAAATGCCAGATAAAAGTTTGCCATGGTTTGTGCGGCAACACCCTGCGCAGCATCAACTAACAGTAATGCTCCTTGGCATGCGTACAATGATCGAGATACTTCGTAGTTAAAATCAACGTGGCCTGGAGTATCAATTAAGTTAAGAAGGTACGTTTTGCCGTTGTAGTCATAAAACATAGAAGCGGTTTGTGCTTTAACGGTGATTCCGCGTTCTTTTTCCACCTGGAGTTTGTCTAAAAACTGCTCATTTTTTTGACGATCAGAGAGGGTGCCGGTTGTTTCAAGAAGGCGATCTGATAATGTTGATTTACCATGATCGATATGGGCAATGATGGAGAAGTTTCTGATAAGATCCGGTGTAAACAGCTTGAGATCAATTTTTTTAAGATCCATAATTTTTTATTTCTTTGTAAAGCTCATTTAATAATATTTTTTAATTGTAGGGGAAACCCTGTTTTTTGTCGAGAATGGGGATGGTTGTCATGGTCAGCGTTGGAATGGTTGAACGGAGCAGCAAAGGCGAGTCTTAATTGGCTTACTGGATCGATATGGCAACCTACGTTGTAGATAATTTACTTGTTATTATTGCACGCCAGTGATTATATTTTAACAGTATAATCTATATCAAGGAGAACAGACTATGAATGGTCAATTAT encodes:
- a CDS encoding zinc ABC transporter substrate-binding protein, giving the protein MNKNQFFYIIILLALPIAIAFYLIQETKHTTNSKNKLFVVCTTTMITDAVQKIGGTLIAVKGLMKPGVDPHTYRARESDIHALIAADIIFYNGLHLEGKLAEILEKLSTKTTIAIADALPKNQLLQSPEFENLYDPHIWFDITLWMHVVTLIRDTLITHDPAHAALYTNNADLYLEQLHNVHVRITQQIEIVPREQRILITAHDAFNYFGRAYDFDVVGLQGISTESQAGTADIKKLVDLIVSKKIPTIFVESSVPQRTIQAVQQSAHARSWPVAIGEELYSDALGTKDSPAATYIDMMQYTVDTITQALLNRDHTSIPTS
- the lepA gene encoding translation elongation factor 4; the protein is MDLKKIDLKLFTPDLIRNFSIIAHIDHGKSTLSDRLLETTGTLSDRQKNEQFLDKLQVEKERGITVKAQTASMFYDYNGKTYLLNLIDTPGHVDFNYEVSRSLYACQGALLLVDAAQGVAAQTMANFYLAFDQDLSIIPIINKIDMANADPDRISEQLHKLFDFEKDSILLASAKANIGIKEILNAAIERIPAPKTNPTGLLRALLFDSWYDEYRGVICLIAIHDGQVKKGDQISFAHTGLSYDVLEIGLMYPDEQPMDALYAGQVGYIITGMKTVKEARVGDTMFHAKKPVTAFPGFKPAKPMVFAGIYPVENIDFELLRDAIEKLTLNDASVTVEKKSSPALGLGFRCGFLGLLHMDVFRQRLEQEYDLSVIVTAPSVLYRVRLKKDQEILNLESPSDFPEPNFIDEVLEPMIIGTIITPQAYLGNMIKLCEEKRGVQISLSYIDEDRIILKYRLPLNEVATDFYDLLKSLSSGYASFDYEEAGFDPGDLVKMDILINKKPIDALSCVVHRDKAYDLGKELVERLQKSIPRQMFDVAIQAALGAKILARTSVSALRKDVTAKCYGGDISRKRKLLEKQKKGKKRMKQVGDVEIPQEAFMSILKKDG